Below is a genomic region from Thermovirga sp..
TCCGTCGTCCTGAAGTAAAACTGCGGCTTGTAGCCACTGAAAAACGGCGTGTGACGACCGCCCTCCTCCTTCTTCAGAACGTACACCTCGGACTTGAAATGCTTGTGGGGCGTGATGCTCCCAGGCTTCGCAAGAACCTGGCCCCGCTCAACGTCCTCCTTGCCGACGCCGCGCAGCAGCACTCCAACGTTGTCGCCGGCACGGGCGTCGTCGAGAATCTTCCGGAACATCTC
It encodes:
- the tuf gene encoding elongation factor Tu (EF-Tu; promotes GTP-dependent binding of aminoacyl-tRNA to the A-site of ribosomes during protein biosynthesis; when the tRNA anticodon matches the mRNA codon, GTP hydrolysis results; the inactive EF-Tu-GDP leaves the ribosome and release of GDP is promoted by elongation factor Ts; many prokaryotes have two copies of the gene encoding EF-Tu), producing the protein EMFRKILDDARAGDNVGVLLRGVGKEDVERGQVLAKPGSITPHKHFKSEVYVLKKEEGGRHTPFFSGYKPQFYFRTTDVTGDIKLPEGVEMVMPGDNAAFEVKLIQPIAMDQGLRFAVREGGRTVGAGVVTEILGS